In a genomic window of Pelecanus crispus isolate bPelCri1 chromosome 1, bPelCri1.pri, whole genome shotgun sequence:
- the CBLL1 gene encoding E3 ubiquitin-protein ligase Hakai isoform X2: MDHNDNDLQGTNSSGSLGGLDVRRRIPIKLISKQTSKTKPAPRTPRNMNRMPSKAQAGDEEFDYNEEERYECKGGEMFGNQRRFPGPIFWDYKINLLGEKDDTPVHFCDKCGLPIKMYGRMIPCKHVFCYDCAILHEKKGDKMCPGCNEPVQRIEQCVRGSLFMCSIVQGCKRTYLSQRDLQAHINHRHMRAGKPVTRPPIEPVHPPIAPPPAEIPERFIMPPEKHHMSHIPPKQHIMMPPPPLQHVPHEHYNQPHEDIRAPPAEMSMAPPPPRPVSQDTFRISTRKHSNLITVPIQDDSNSGAREPPPPAPAPAHHHPEYQGQPVVSHPHHIMPPQQHYAPPPPPPPPISHPLQHPPQAAGTPHMVYSQAPPPPMTSAPPPITPPPGHIIAQMPPYMNHPPPGPPPPQHGGPPVNVNAPPPHHYNPNSLPQFSEDQGTLSPPFTQPGGMSPGIWPAPRGPPPPPRMQGPPAQAPLPGPHHPDQARYRPYYQ; encoded by the exons ATGGACCACAATG aCAATGATTTGCAAGGAACAAATAGTTCAGGATCATTGGGTGGTCTTGATGTTCGTAGAAGAATCCCTATAAAGCTTATCTCAAAACAGACCAGTAAAACCAAACCTGCACCTCGAACTCCAAGAAATATGAACAGGATGCCTTCAAAGGCACAAGCTGGTGATGAAg AATTTGATTATAACGAAGAGGAACGATACGAATGCAAAGGAGGTGAAATGTTTGGCAATCAAAGGAGATTCCCTGGACCCATCTTTTGGGACTATAAG ATAAACTTGCTGGGGGAAAAGGATGATACACCGGTCCATTTCTGTGATAAGTGTGGATTGCCCATCAAAATGTATGGACGCATG ATACCTTGCAAGCATGTTTTCTGCTATGACTGTGCTATACTACATGAGAAAAAGGGAGACAAGATGTGTCCAGG CTGTAATGAACCTGTGCAGCGAATCGAGCAGTGTGTCCGAGGGTCTCTCTTCATGTGTAGCATTGTTCAAGGGTGCAAGAGAACTTACCTGTCACAGAGGGACTTACAAGCTCACATCAACCACCGTCATATGAGAGCTGGAAAGCCTGTTACTCGTCCTCCAATTGAACCTGTACATCCTCCTATTGCCCCACCGCCTGCCGAAATTCCTGAGCGTTTCATAATGCCACCTGAGAAACATCATATGAGCCACATCCCGCCAAAGCAGCACATCATGATGCCGCCACCTCCTTTACAGCACGTGCCACATGAGCATTATAACCAGCCACACGAAGACATTCGTGCGCCTCCCGCAGAGATGTCGATGGCTCCACCGCCGCCTCGCCCAGTCAGTCAGGACACCTTCCGCATTTCAACGAGAAAACACAGCAACTTAATAACCGTCCCTATTCAGGATGATTCGAATTCAGGTGCTCGAGAACCACCTCCACCAGCCCCCGCACCTGCCCATCATCATCCTGAGTACCAGGGTCAACCAGTGGTATCGCACCCTCATCATATTATGCCTCCACAGCAACATTACGCACcgcccccaccaccacctccaccaaTAAGCCATCCGCTGCAGCAtcctccccaggcagcaggtACTCCTCACATGGTGTATAGCcaagctcctccaccaccaatgacctctgctcctcctccaaTAACCCCGCCACCGGGACATATAATTGCCCAGATGCCACCATATATGAATCATCCTCCTCCGGGacctccccctcctcagcacgGAGGCCCGCCTGTAAATGTAAAtgcacccccaccccatcaCTATAATCCTAACTCTTTGCCACAGTTCAGTGAAGATCAAGGAACTCTTAGTCCCCCTTTCACACAGCCTGGGGGAATGAGTCCAGGGATATGGCCAGCTCCAAgggggccgcccccgcctccAAGGATGCAAGGGCCTCCTGCTCAGGCCCCGCTTCCCGGACCACACCACCCTGATCAAGCCAGATACAGACCCTATTACCAATGA
- the CBLL1 gene encoding E3 ubiquitin-protein ligase Hakai isoform X1, with amino-acid sequence MDHNDNDLQGTNSSGSLGGLDVRRRIPIKLISKQTSKTKPAPRTPRNMNRMPSKAQAGDEEEFDYNEEERYECKGGEMFGNQRRFPGPIFWDYKINLLGEKDDTPVHFCDKCGLPIKMYGRMIPCKHVFCYDCAILHEKKGDKMCPGCNEPVQRIEQCVRGSLFMCSIVQGCKRTYLSQRDLQAHINHRHMRAGKPVTRPPIEPVHPPIAPPPAEIPERFIMPPEKHHMSHIPPKQHIMMPPPPLQHVPHEHYNQPHEDIRAPPAEMSMAPPPPRPVSQDTFRISTRKHSNLITVPIQDDSNSGAREPPPPAPAPAHHHPEYQGQPVVSHPHHIMPPQQHYAPPPPPPPPISHPLQHPPQAAGTPHMVYSQAPPPPMTSAPPPITPPPGHIIAQMPPYMNHPPPGPPPPQHGGPPVNVNAPPPHHYNPNSLPQFSEDQGTLSPPFTQPGGMSPGIWPAPRGPPPPPRMQGPPAQAPLPGPHHPDQARYRPYYQ; translated from the exons ATGGACCACAATG aCAATGATTTGCAAGGAACAAATAGTTCAGGATCATTGGGTGGTCTTGATGTTCGTAGAAGAATCCCTATAAAGCTTATCTCAAAACAGACCAGTAAAACCAAACCTGCACCTCGAACTCCAAGAAATATGAACAGGATGCCTTCAAAGGCACAAGCTGGTGATGAAg AAGAATTTGATTATAACGAAGAGGAACGATACGAATGCAAAGGAGGTGAAATGTTTGGCAATCAAAGGAGATTCCCTGGACCCATCTTTTGGGACTATAAG ATAAACTTGCTGGGGGAAAAGGATGATACACCGGTCCATTTCTGTGATAAGTGTGGATTGCCCATCAAAATGTATGGACGCATG ATACCTTGCAAGCATGTTTTCTGCTATGACTGTGCTATACTACATGAGAAAAAGGGAGACAAGATGTGTCCAGG CTGTAATGAACCTGTGCAGCGAATCGAGCAGTGTGTCCGAGGGTCTCTCTTCATGTGTAGCATTGTTCAAGGGTGCAAGAGAACTTACCTGTCACAGAGGGACTTACAAGCTCACATCAACCACCGTCATATGAGAGCTGGAAAGCCTGTTACTCGTCCTCCAATTGAACCTGTACATCCTCCTATTGCCCCACCGCCTGCCGAAATTCCTGAGCGTTTCATAATGCCACCTGAGAAACATCATATGAGCCACATCCCGCCAAAGCAGCACATCATGATGCCGCCACCTCCTTTACAGCACGTGCCACATGAGCATTATAACCAGCCACACGAAGACATTCGTGCGCCTCCCGCAGAGATGTCGATGGCTCCACCGCCGCCTCGCCCAGTCAGTCAGGACACCTTCCGCATTTCAACGAGAAAACACAGCAACTTAATAACCGTCCCTATTCAGGATGATTCGAATTCAGGTGCTCGAGAACCACCTCCACCAGCCCCCGCACCTGCCCATCATCATCCTGAGTACCAGGGTCAACCAGTGGTATCGCACCCTCATCATATTATGCCTCCACAGCAACATTACGCACcgcccccaccaccacctccaccaaTAAGCCATCCGCTGCAGCAtcctccccaggcagcaggtACTCCTCACATGGTGTATAGCcaagctcctccaccaccaatgacctctgctcctcctccaaTAACCCCGCCACCGGGACATATAATTGCCCAGATGCCACCATATATGAATCATCCTCCTCCGGGacctccccctcctcagcacgGAGGCCCGCCTGTAAATGTAAAtgcacccccaccccatcaCTATAATCCTAACTCTTTGCCACAGTTCAGTGAAGATCAAGGAACTCTTAGTCCCCCTTTCACACAGCCTGGGGGAATGAGTCCAGGGATATGGCCAGCTCCAAgggggccgcccccgcctccAAGGATGCAAGGGCCTCCTGCTCAGGCCCCGCTTCCCGGACCACACCACCCTGATCAAGCCAGATACAGACCCTATTACCAATGA